From the genome of Nicotiana sylvestris chromosome 2, ASM39365v2, whole genome shotgun sequence, one region includes:
- the LOC138884151 gene encoding uncharacterized protein: MDVIGLIEPTTLNGHMFILVAIDYFTKWVEAASYKTVTKKVAVDFVKDRIHKNFTAYRLQMNGVVEASNKNIKKILRKMVENHKQWHEKLPFALLGYLTRVRTSTGATPYMLVYGTEVVISAEVEIPSLRVIQEAELSDAEWIRNRYEQLALIDGNRMKAVCTANFIRIECLEFSTKG, translated from the exons atggatgttattggtctgaTTGAGCCCACCACTTTAAACGGACacatgtttattctggtagccattgattacttcacaaaatgggtagaggctgcgtCTTACAAaactgtaaccaagaaagtcgccgtagattttgtcaaggatcgaatt cacaagaatttcaCAGCCTATAGACTgcagatgaatggagtcgtagaagcttccaacaaaaacatcaagaagatactaaggaaaatggtagagaaccacaaacaatggcatgagaagttaccttttgctttattgggatacctcACCAGggttcgcacatcaactggggcaactccatacatgttggtttatggtactgagGTTGTCATCTCAGCCgaagtagagattccttctttgagagtcatacaggaagctgaactcagcgatgcagagtggataaggaatcgctatgaacaattggccctcatCGATGGAAATAGGATGAAAGCAGTGTGcacggccaactttatcagaatagaatgtctagagTTTTCAACAAAAGGGTAA